The following are encoded in a window of Thiohalobacter sp. IOR34 genomic DNA:
- the ald gene encoding alanine dehydrogenase, with product MRIGIPKEIKPLEGRVGLVPAACSDLVKAGHALFVQRGAGEKSGYPDDAYEAAGARILPDAAALYESAELIVKVKEPVAGDLEHLRQGHLLFCYLHLAANPELARALQRIGLTAVAFETLQLPEGGLPLLAPMSDIAGRLAAQIGATLLHQPQGGKGVLLGGLPAAERGRVTVLGAGTAGGNAAAMVAAMGAEVTVFDRKRDRLAAMRALGPNVTALYPYPDEIAREVARSDILIGAVLIPGARAPHLVSREQVAAMGAGSVVIDISVDQGGCIETTRPTTWEAPTFVTEGVVHFGVTNMPGAVPRSASQALSAALIPWVRRLAGDPGWSADPALAAGINVRDGEIVHLAVRAALE from the coding sequence ATGCGCATCGGGATACCCAAGGAGATCAAGCCGCTGGAGGGCCGTGTCGGTCTGGTGCCGGCGGCCTGCAGCGACCTGGTGAAGGCCGGCCATGCGCTGTTCGTGCAGCGCGGGGCGGGGGAGAAGTCCGGCTATCCGGATGACGCCTACGAGGCCGCGGGGGCAAGGATCCTGCCGGACGCGGCGGCGCTCTACGAGAGCGCCGAACTGATCGTCAAGGTCAAGGAGCCGGTGGCGGGGGATCTCGAGCACCTGCGCCAAGGTCATCTGCTGTTCTGTTACCTGCACCTGGCCGCCAATCCCGAACTGGCGCGTGCCCTGCAGCGCATCGGCCTGACCGCGGTGGCCTTCGAGACCCTGCAGCTGCCGGAGGGCGGTCTGCCGTTGCTGGCGCCGATGAGCGACATCGCCGGGCGTCTGGCGGCGCAGATCGGTGCCACCCTGCTGCACCAGCCGCAGGGCGGCAAGGGGGTGCTGCTCGGTGGCCTGCCGGCGGCGGAACGCGGGCGGGTGACGGTGCTTGGCGCCGGTACCGCCGGCGGCAATGCCGCGGCCATGGTGGCGGCGATGGGTGCCGAGGTGACGGTGTTCGACCGCAAGCGGGACAGGCTCGCCGCGATGCGCGCCCTGGGCCCGAACGTCACTGCCCTCTATCCCTACCCGGACGAGATCGCCCGGGAGGTGGCGCGCAGTGACATCCTCATCGGCGCCGTGCTGATCCCGGGCGCGCGGGCGCCGCATCTGGTCAGCCGCGAGCAGGTGGCGGCCATGGGGGCTGGCAGCGTGGTGATCGACATCTCGGTCGACCAGGGTGGCTGCATCGAGACCACCCGTCCCACTACCTGGGAGGCGCCGACCTTCGTCACCGAGGGCGTCGTCCATTTCGGCGTCACCAACATGCCGGGGGCGGTGCCGCGCAGCGCCTCGCAGGCCCTGTCGGCGGCGCTAATTCCCTGGGTGCGGCGGCTGGCCGGGGATCCGGGCTGGTCGGCCGATCCCGCGCTGGCCGCCGGCATCAACGTCCGCGATGGCGAGATCGTCCACCTGGCGGTGCGCGCGGCGCTGGAATGA
- the trxB gene encoding thioredoxin-disulfide reductase: MSDSKHCRLLILGSGPAGYTAAIYAARANLQPVLVTGLEQGGQLMTTTEIENWPGGAADLQGPQLMEQMREHVQRLDTEIVFDHIHTTDLGQRPFRLEGDAGSYTCDALIICTGASAQYLGLPSEEAFKGRGVSACATCDGFFYRGKRVAVIGGGNTAVEEALYLANIASHVTLVHRRDKLRAEKILQDRLFKKAEEGVVSIEWDHVLDEVLGDDSGVTGMRIRNVKDDSTKEIDVHGIFIAIGHKPNTAIFEGQLEMEQGYIKVKSGTEGDATATSVPGVFAAGDVMDHVYRQAITSAGSGCMAALDAERYLDALAEQGS, encoded by the coding sequence ATGAGCGATTCCAAGCACTGCCGTCTGCTGATTCTCGGTTCCGGCCCGGCCGGCTACACGGCCGCCATCTACGCCGCCCGTGCCAACCTGCAACCGGTGCTGGTCACCGGCCTGGAGCAGGGCGGCCAGCTAATGACCACCACCGAGATCGAGAACTGGCCCGGCGGCGCCGCCGACCTGCAGGGGCCGCAGCTGATGGAACAGATGCGCGAACACGTGCAGCGGCTCGACACCGAGATCGTCTTCGACCACATCCATACCACCGACCTCGGGCAGCGCCCCTTCCGCCTGGAGGGCGATGCCGGCAGCTACACCTGCGATGCGCTGATCATCTGCACCGGGGCTTCGGCCCAGTACCTCGGCCTGCCCTCGGAGGAGGCCTTCAAGGGCCGCGGCGTGTCGGCCTGCGCCACCTGCGACGGCTTCTTCTACCGCGGCAAGCGGGTGGCGGTGATCGGCGGCGGCAACACCGCCGTGGAGGAGGCCCTGTACCTGGCCAACATCGCCTCCCACGTCACCCTGGTGCACCGCCGCGACAAGCTGCGCGCCGAAAAGATCCTCCAGGACCGGCTATTCAAGAAAGCCGAGGAGGGGGTGGTCAGCATCGAGTGGGACCATGTGCTGGATGAGGTGCTGGGCGACGACTCCGGCGTCACCGGGATGCGCATCCGCAACGTCAAGGACGACAGCACCAAGGAGATCGATGTCCACGGCATCTTCATCGCCATCGGCCACAAGCCGAACACCGCCATCTTCGAGGGCCAGCTGGAGATGGAACAGGGCTATATCAAGGTGAAGAGCGGCACCGAGGGCGACGCCACCGCCACCAGCGTGCCCGGTGTCTTCGCTGCCGGCGACGTCATGGACCACGTCTATCGCCAGGCCATCACCTCCGCCGGTAGCGGCTGCATGGCGGCGCTGGACGCCGAACGCTACCTGGATGCCCTGGCCGAACAGGGCAGCTAG
- the aat gene encoding leucyl/phenylalanyl-tRNA--protein transferase: MHPNRTAPYWIDPAAPGTGFPPVEAALREPDGLLALGGDLSPSRLLDAYRRGIFPWYEADQPILWWSPDPRMVLFPERLRVSRSLRKSLRNKGFEVTLDRDFAAVIHACAEPRAYERGTWLSPAMRHAYLQLFRLGHAHSAEAWLDGELVGGLYGVAIGRVFYGESMFSRVRDASKVAFVRLVRQLQAWGFGLIDCQVHTDHLASLGAAPIPRAEFIHLLQQLCPAPAPAASPWRLELPGSDVA; this comes from the coding sequence ATGCACCCGAACCGCACCGCACCCTACTGGATCGACCCCGCCGCCCCCGGGACAGGCTTCCCCCCCGTAGAGGCGGCCCTGCGCGAGCCGGACGGCCTGCTGGCCCTGGGCGGCGACCTGTCGCCGTCGCGCCTGCTCGACGCCTACCGGCGCGGCATCTTCCCCTGGTACGAGGCCGACCAGCCGATCCTCTGGTGGAGCCCGGACCCGCGCATGGTGCTGTTCCCGGAACGGCTGCGGGTTTCACGCAGCCTGCGCAAGTCGCTGCGCAACAAGGGCTTCGAGGTGACCCTGGACCGGGACTTCGCCGCGGTGATCCACGCCTGCGCCGAACCCCGGGCCTATGAACGAGGCACCTGGCTCAGCCCGGCGATGCGCCACGCCTATCTGCAGCTGTTCCGCCTGGGTCATGCCCACAGCGCCGAGGCCTGGCTCGACGGCGAGCTGGTCGGCGGTCTCTACGGCGTAGCCATCGGCCGGGTATTCTACGGCGAGTCGATGTTCAGCCGGGTCCGGGATGCCTCCAAGGTGGCCTTCGTCCGGCTGGTCCGGCAACTGCAGGCCTGGGGCTTCGGCCTGATCGACTGCCAGGTGCATACCGACCATCTCGCCAGCCTGGGTGCGGCCCCCATCCCGCGGGCCGAGTTCATCCACCTGCTGCAACAGCTCTGTCCGGCCCCTGCCCCCGCCGCCAGCCCCTGGCGCCTGGAACTGCCGGGCAGCGACGTCGCCTGA